The following are encoded together in the Gouania willdenowi chromosome 14, fGouWil2.1, whole genome shotgun sequence genome:
- the snx19a gene encoding sorting nexin-19a — protein MAPTRSPNLWCVSELLGQRRLLGLGALLAWLVLFHLLVNVWLLCIFTSLLVVLGGWLGSRAMLDADSLLHLEHFLPLGDVGPPQCSPEQEWRLNCEIHSAVHKAVRDFVSSWYRTLVPEVEGEFERAVRNSMLESVMELKERARHVDRKVLVQRLLELYGGHLQSYMSVRQMQKNQKNQRNQSLWQLYSEVDSPHPAMSSAAAELSYSRALVHLVLHVLVPYPQMETRTGGYMVTELITCNVLLPLIGRVSDPDWLNQTVVNIFTRSRDVPADALYACPLRQESWSTCKSTSSSDTAGFVSPGVSDVDSGSGSPSPSTRTSLTSPVDQERSCLLPPSSVSCCSLGYRRSSRSSDFQRISFDSLIHSDSEEDLSGGFCECGPPASVCSALALKDDEAFGCFGPLRSLGPKAVDPEGAAWPQGTDQDKNQDKNPTCPPRKLCVTSSCSCEGSSNIYNLHISGTITGTGAHPYILYTIKFETLQPPSCHSVNRRYSEFLNLHARLEEKPETKKLIKNVKGPKKMFPDLTFGSPDTEKVEARKSTLDAFLKHLSSIPETANSDDMQEFLFLTSDVCTYFGRRPFVKSRIDKMMENALDTLKTAFPHPESMSPTDDMDVDADGRTLDNRKYRRLMFPSKVSPLNVADLHPKVTYCVSEGSAVLNGWSLSSLETFVSEQEKLLCGINQKQTNERRRHHQSKDRKTSGKDQGTDTAVADVTLNILCLLMKDQWSWLCTENIQKTIRLLFGTFIERWLDVGVAHLTSAPCWVIYLQVLQEAVWPGGMLPSHPQPERSCEEVEKTKEQCLDCLMQLLPELVTDVLGSDKYRLSLETVLDSFQDHHINKHLIFCICDLLLEFLVPESSDESFQRCLLQSLVKDL, from the exons ATGGCTCCCACTAGAAGTCCAAACCTCTGGTGTGTGTCAGAGCTCCTGGGCCAGCGGAGGCTCTTGGGTCTTGGAGCTCTGCTGGCGTGGCTGGTGCTCTTTCACCTTCTGGTGAATGTGTGGCTCCTCTGCATCTTCACCAGTCTCCTGGTGGTCCTGGGGGGCTGGCTAGGGTCGCGGGCCATGCTGGATGCCGACAGCCTCCTGCACCTGGAGCATTTTCTGCCTCTAGGCGACGTGGGTCCTCCTCAGTGCTCACCGGAGCAGGAGTGGAGGCTGAACTGTGAGATCCACAGCGCCGTCCACAAGGCGGTGCGGGACTTTGTGTCCTCCTGGTACCGCACGCTGGTTccggaggtggagggggagttCGAGCGCGCCGTTCGGAACTCCATGCTGGAGTCGGTGATGGAGCTGAAGGAGCGTGCTCGGCACGTGGACAGGAAGGTGCTGGTCCAGAGGTTGCTGGAGCTGTACGGAGGCCACCTGCAGAGCTACATGAGTGTGAGGCAGATGCAGAAGAACCAGAAGAACCAGAGGAACCAGAGCCTGTGGCAGCTGTACAGCGAGGTGGACTCTCCTCATCCAGCCATGAGTAGCGCCGCCGCAGAGCTAAGCTATTCCAGAGCTCTGGTCCACCTGGTCCTGCACGTGCTGGTTCCGTACCCGCAGATGGAAACCAGGACTGGAGGTTACATGGTCACGGAGCTCATCACCTGCAACGTGTTGCTGCCGCTCATAGGCCGCGTGTCGGACCCGGACTGGCTCAACCAAACTGTGGTGAACATCTTCACTAGGTCCAGAGACGTACCAGCAGATGCTCTGTACGCGTGTCCCCTCAGGCAGGAGTCCTGGAGCACCTGTAAGTCCACCTCGTCCTCTGACACAGCTGGCTTTGTGAGCCCAGGAGTCTCTGACGTGGACTCTGGGTCCGGGTCGCCGTCCCCCAGCACCAGGACCAGTCTGACGTCTCCTGTGGACCAAGAGAGAAGCTGCCTCCTCCCCCCTTCCTCAGTCAGCTGCTGCTCCCTTGGGTACCGACGCTCCTCCCGGTCCTCAGACTTCCAGAGGATCTCCTTTGACTCCCTCATCCATTCGGACTCAGAAGAGGACCTGAGTGGAGGGTTCTGTGAGTGTGGACCTCCAGCCTCTGTGTGCAGCGCGCTGGCTCTGAAGGATGACGAGGCGTTTGGGTGCTTCGGTCCTCTGAGGAGTCTGGGGCCTAAAGCCGTGGATCCAGAGGGGGCCGCCTGGCCTCAAGGGACGGACCAGGACAAGAACCAGGACAAGAACCCAACATGTCCTCCTAGAAAGCTCTGTGTGACCTCCTCCTGCAGCTGTGAAGGAAGCAGCAACATCTACAACCTGCACATCTCTGGGACCATCACTGGAACTGGAGCTCACCCCTACATCCTCTACACCATAAAG TTTGAGACGCTGCAGCCCCCGTCCTGTCACTCAGTCAATCGTAGATACAGTGAGTTCCTCAACCTTCACGCACGTTTAGAGGAAAAACCTGAAACCAAGAAATTAATCAAGA ACGTTAAAGGGCCTAAAAAGATGTTCCCTGACCTGACGTTTGGAAGTCCTGACACTGAGAAGGTGGAAGCTCGTAAAAGCACGTTGGATGCTTTTCTCAAA CATCTGAGCAGCATTCCTGAAACAGCAAACAGTGACGACATGCAGGAGTTCCTCTTCCTCACTTCAGACGTGTGCACGTACTTTGGAAGGAGGCCTTTCGTCAAGTCCAGGATCGATAAG aTGATGGAAAACGCGTTGGACACGTTGAAAACAGCTTTTCCTCATCCTGAATCCATGAGTCCAACAGATGACATGGACGTAGATGCTGATGGAAGAACGTTAGACAACAGGAAgtacag ACGGCTGATGTTTCCCAGTAAAGTTTCTCCTCTAAACGTAGCAGATCTGCACCCTAAGGTGACGTACTGTGTCAGTGAAGGCAGCGCT GTGCTGAATGGTTGGTCTCTGTCGTCTCTGGAGACGTTTGTCAGCGAGCAGGAGAAACTTCTCTGTGGAATCAACCAAAAACAGACGAATGAGAGGAGACGTCATCACCAGAGCAAAGACAGAAAGACCTCAGGGAAAGATCAGGGTA cagacacaGCTGTAGCAGATGTGACTCTGAACATCCTGTGTCTGCTGATGAAGGACCAGTGGAGCTGGTTGTGCACAGAGAACATCCAGAAAACCATCAGACTGCTCTTTGGAACCTTCATAGAGAG ATGGTTGGACGTGGGCGTGGCCCACCTCACCAGTGCTCCCTGTTGGGTGATCTACCTCCAGGTGCTCCAGGAGGCCGTGTGGCCGGGGGGGATGCTGCCCTCCCACCCTCAGCCTGAGAGAAGCTGTGAAGAAGTGGAGAAGACCAAGGAGCAGTGTTTGGACTGCCTGATGCAACTGCTGCCAg AGTTGGTCACTGACGTGCTGGGCAGCGACAAGTACAGACTGAGTCTGGAGACCGTGCTCGACTCGTTTCAGGATCATCACATCAACAA ACATCTGATCTTCTGTATCTGTGACCTCCTGCTGGAGTTTCTGGTCCCTGAGTCGAGTGATGAGAGTTTTCAGAGATGTTTGTTGCAGAGTTTAGTGAAGGACTTGTGA
- the LOC114475628 gene encoding uncharacterized protein LOC114475628 — protein sequence MHSLLKVPNGNRMYRGGVRVRGGRGAGQGGRGGRGGVQGGRARQPRTIITDEMRATVIDHVIVHGMSLREAGLRVQPNLSRFSVSTIIRAFRQHNRVERLPHHGGRAPLFTAQQEILIVDMVRENNIIRLREIKERVIADNINFGGIDRVSLATIDRVLRRQKLRMKQAYRVPFERNSDRIKELRFQYVQRILGLDAMMRQHEYIFLDEAGFNLTKRRRRGRNIIGQRAIVDVPGQRGGNITLCAAMTSEGLLHRQALLGSFNTQRLLTFLGDLRDILIDREQQNLVPAQPPPIYVIIWDNVSFHRTNQIREWFNIHQQFLNVCLPPYSPFLNPIEEFFSSWRWKVYDRQPYSRENLLRAMDLACDDVGDYSGWVRHARAFFPRCLARENIACDVDEVLWPDPTRRRDAQARAQSPAQPPPQAPAQAPPQAPAQAPPQTP from the exons ATGCACAGTTTGCTGAAGGTGCCAAACGGCAACAGAATGTACAGAGGCGGAGTTCGTGTCAGAGGAGGGCGAGGAGCAGGCCAAGGAGGGcgaggagggagaggaggagtgCAAGGAGGAAGAGCAAGACAACCACGTACAATCATCACAGATGAAATGCGAGCTACTGTCATTGACCATGTCATTGTCCATGGAATGTCACTGAGAGAAGCTGGACTAAGAGTCCAACCCAACCTCAGCAGGTTCTCAGTGTCCACCATAATTCGGGCATTCAGACAACACAACAG GGTTGAAAGATTGCCACATCATGGTGGAAGGGCTCCCCTATTTACAGCACAGCAAGAGATCCTCATTGTGGACATGGTCCGGGAAAACAACATCATCAGACTCAGGGAAATAAAGGAGAGAGTCATAGCTGACAACATAAATTTTGGAGGTATTGACAGAGTCAGTTTGGCCACCATAGACAGAGTCCTCCGTCGCCAGAAGCTACGCATGAAGCAAGCTTATAGAGTTCCCTTTGAGCGTAACTCGGACAGAATCAAAGAGCTACGTTTCCAGTATGTGCAA AGAATCTTGGGGTTGGACGCCATGATGAGACAACATGAATACATCTTCCTGGATGAGGCTGGCTTCAACCTCACCAAGAGACGGAGGAGAGGCCGTAACATAATTGGCCAAAGAGCAATTGTGGACGTTCCTGGCCAACGTGGGGGGAATATCACCCTATGTGCAGCCATGACCTCAGAAGGGCTTCTCCACAGGCAGGCTCTCCTTGGGTCCTTCAACACCCAGCGTCTCCTCACATTCCTGGGAGACCTACGGGACATCCTGATTGACCGTGAGCAGCAGAATCTGGTTCCAGCACAGCCTCCTCCCATCTATGTCATCATCTGGGACAACGTCAGTTTTCACCGCACCAACCAGATAAGAGAGTGGTTCAATATACACCAACAATTCCTCAATGTATGTCTGCCACCCTACTCACCTTTCCTCAACCCCATAGAGGAGTTCTTCTCATCATGGCGGTGGAAGGTGTATGACCGGCAACCATATAGTAGAGAGAACCTCCTCAGGGCCATGGACCTGGCCTGTGATGATGTGGGGGATTACTCAGGCTGGGTCCGGCATGCCAGAGCTTTCTTCCCCCGCTGCCTGGCGAGGGAAAACATAGCCTGCGATGTGGACGAGGTCCTGTGGCCTGACCCCACCCGACGACGTGATGCGCAGGCCCGTGCACAGTCCCCCGCACAGCCCCCCCCACAGGCCCCCGCACAGGCCCCCCCACAGGCCCCTGCACAGGCCCCCCCACAGACCCCATAG